One genomic window of Plasmodium coatneyi strain Hackeri chromosome 12, complete sequence includes the following:
- a CDS encoding Formin-binding protein, whose amino-acid sequence MQNKSNTPSIPGLPGLPGIPGLPGMPGLPNMPGLPGMPGLPGMPNMSGNPMSGQGMNNNSMGQLPMPFLPGLMPPMNASDYYGKNMMHMNPGVGPYENYNPLMYGQHTNMNMPMQPGAVDMMGDMAAMHMGNPNMIKLYNKDFMNNSSQKGTDNHMIGGQLGGSMMNMPMNYMNRLSGENHGWCEMVAKNGRKYYYNTITKASKWEKPDELKSKVELRISQQTKWKEYSCGDGRTYWHHEEKNISVWDEPEDIKKIKLECATEDAENQDSVDKCPNSSSTTHESVNKGENANDTPPSSLPKEAVNQTTDDAMNNVSTDSTTGKEHTSTNDLSMYSYLHMQNGMPAQLNNNAMMPSSTLDEANQKKNAPEKINKGVTMVWKKFENKNDAKEHLKILFEEKNINPKLTWENALKILENDDRWFSLSVLTKGEKKQMFSEYISHAAKRASENERRKRQRSRELIFQTLINWKKLNEKTPYQEFAAEFYKEEWWDWITENERDEIFQDFLDDYRHKFKEDRRKKRKKTSEILKEKFQQYADKKNPLKWNDVKVYFKDDADFNSLHKIDALASWESFYEKYHNDEKIELKKKVFRILRKKRDAFIELLHEYHKKSVLNMKTQWIFFVSKIYKDDRYTDLLGHQGSSPKVLFDEYIDSLQEQYLRHKLYIKGACKEMNCTVDENTTFDQFLQLFANVQSKYNIPHANMNFIYHSLQKKLKEKKNKEIKHINKVAKYFAKVPELKTSMSYGRVISIVKNSSKWPVLCELCPNEEQKMAAYNTWKSSANSTKNCLSIDSSTSNSNRNLKNGKRKESFKISDDDTEEERNSKVHSKYRKYAREESDSSDQTIESLRTIDHNSPN is encoded by the coding sequence ATGCAGAACAAATCGAATACGCCCAGCATTCCAGGCCTTCCTGGTTTGCCAGGAATTCCGGGCCTCCCCGGTATGCCAGGGTTACCAAATATGCCGGGCTTGCCAGGAATGCCAGGTCTTCCTGGTATGCCCAACATGTCTGGTAATCCGATGAGCGGCCAAGGCATGAACAATAATTCTATGGGTCAATTGCCCATGCCATTTCTGCCGGGATTAATGCCACCTATGAACGCTTCAGATTATTATGGAAAGAATATGATGCACATGAACCCAGGGGTAGGACCGTACGAAAATTACAATCCGCTCATGTATGGACAGCATACCAACATGAACATGCCCATGCAGCCAGGCGCTGTAGACATGATGGGTGACATGGCCGCTATGCATATGGGAAACCCTAATATGATAAAATTGTATAATAAAGATTTTATGAACAACAGTTCGCAGAAAGGGACGGACAATCATATGATAGGGGGACAGTTAGGCGGAAGCATGATGAATATGCCCATGAACTACATGAACCGTCTCAGTGGAGAAAACCACGGGTGGTGTGAAATGGTGGCAAAGAATGGGAGGAAGTATTACTACAACACTATAACCAAAGcttccaaatgggaaaagccAGATGAACTAAAGTCCAAGGTGGAGCTACGTATTTCTCAACAAActaaatggaaggaatactCCTGTGGGGATGGAAGAACCTACTGGCAtcatgaagaaaaaaatattagcGTATGGGATGAACCCGAGGACATTAAAAAGATTAAACTTGAATGTGCTACCGAGGATGCAGAAAATCAAGACAGCGTAGACAAATGCCCAAACAGCAGTAGCACTACGCATGAAAGTGtgaataaaggagaaaacgCGAATGACACCCCCCCGAGTAGTTTGCCAAAGGAGGCGGTGAACCAAACCACCGATGATGCTATGAATAACGTCAGTACGGACAGTACCACGGGGAAGGAACACACGTCCACTAATGATCTTTCCATGTATAGTTATCTCCATATGCAAAATGGTATGCCAGCCCAGCTGAACAATAACGCTATGATGCCCAGTAGCACTCTCGACGAGGCGaatcaaaagaaaaatgcaccGGAGAAAATCAATAAAGGAGTAACCATGGTGtggaaaaaattcgaaaataaaaatgacgcAAAAGAAcacttaaaaatattatttgaagaaaaaaatattaacccAAAATTGACCTGGGAAAATGCTTTAAAAATACTGGAAAATGATGACCGTTGGTTCAGCCTGTCTGTGCTgaccaagggggaaaaaaagcaaatgttCTCCGAGTATATTAGCCATGCTGCCAAACGGGCGAGTGAAAacgaaaggagaaaaaggcaaaggtCGAGggaattaatttttcaaacattaatcaattggaaaaaattaaatgaaaaaacgcCCTACCAAGAATTTGCGGCCGAATTttataaagaagaatggtGGGACTGGATCACAGAAAATGAGAGGGATGAAATATTTCAAGATTTTTTAGATGATTATCGAcacaaatttaaagaagatcgaaggaaaaaaagaaaaaaaacatccgaaattttaaaagagaAATTTCAGCAATatgcagataaaaaaaatccattAAAATGGAATGATGTCAAAGTCTACTTCAAAGATGATGCAGACTTTAATTCTTTGCACAAAATTGACGCGTTAGCTTCTTGGGAAAGCTTCTACGAAAAATATcataatgatgaaaaaatagagttaaaaaaaaaggtgtttcgaattttgagaaaaaaaagagatgcCTTCATCGAATTACTACACGAAtatcataaaaaaagtgttcttaATATGAAAACACAGTGGATCTTTTTTGTGTCCAAAATTTATAAAGATGATCGTTATACAGACTTGTTAGGACATCAGGGGTCATCCCCCAAAGTGCTATTTGACGAATATATTGATTCCCTCCAGGAACAATATTTGAGGCATAAATTATACATCAAAGGTGCTTGCAAAGAAATGAATTGCACAGTAGATGAAAATACCACCTTTGATCAATTTTTACAACTCTTCGCAAATGTGCAGAGTAAGTACAACATCCCGCACGCAAATATGAATTTTATTTACCActctttgcaaaaaaaattgaaagaaaaaaaaaataaggaaattaaGCATATTAACAAAGTTGCCAAATATTTCGCCAAAGTCCCAGAACTTAAAACCAGCATGTCCTACGGTAGAGTGATTAGCATTGTTAAAAACTCCAGCAAGTGGCCCGTGTTGTGTGAACTGTGTCCAAatgaggaacaaaaaatggcTGCGTACAATACGTGGAAATCTTCTGCAAATTCGACGAAGAATTGCCTCTCCATTGATTCTTCAACTTCCAATTCAAatagaaatttaaaaaatggaaaacgaaAGGAATCGTTCAAAATTAGTGACGATGACACGGAGGAAGAACGCAACAGCAAAGTTCACTCCAAGTATAGGAAATATGCCAGAGAGGAATCTGACTCTAGTGACCAAACAATAGAGTCCCTACGCACCATTGATCATAATTCGCCcaactag
- a CDS encoding Cholinephosphate cytidylyltransferase codes for MMIFLMPTIKKRKKKKKGKSNSIEEPNDDLYAWLKRAGKFRATKRTEGVSTTDLIVRILKNYEDYIERSLQRGIHPNELNIGVTKAQSIKMKKNLIRWGEKVTDELTKVTLTDKPLGTDFDQGIDIIRDKVHGLFKLWRQHSKKLLKDFAKSFDPMFIIIRKKSKKDNLSAMYLSDSNFFLRTVKEDLRKRKSLSNTINNIDEYYYSADEDDDSSRVTKLFGVISKVANESYNNDMDNYETCFELEACLKERRRWGGPIGNSAKSKHTNNDNEKLGPDELLSLSSEGQTKNGPQSSHYNGSQNEQLIKASNVNRKSDCDLYNKTTYHDIIDEEDLPMGARTNKCILEKNSNEMSSCREHKSSSFDKDEYNSCSDYPYGDGKCSNMKIKRRNNCTKNKLSNVGKMEDSAEESHFTCSEGGSSRSDSSSYSSACGGMGHTPESSDASECPKREDKQGDDAQGVNKSSQGKTGETDQVNNVPKGTPKEKKKIVIYADGVYDMLHLGHMKQLEQAKKMFENTVLIVGVTGDNETKLFKGQIVQTLEERTETLRHVRWVDKIVSPCPWSIKLTLSRMMIFLMLIIKKKKKKKKGKSNSIEEPNNDDIYAWLKRAGKFRATKRTEGVSTTDLIVRILKNYEDYIERSLQRGIHPNELNIGVTKAQSIKMKKNLIRWGEKVTDELTKVTLTDKPLGTDFDQGIENLQIKFKELFKIWKNASNKLINDFTSKLDTTSYLSSLQNFVDNEYDFYDSASSVCEEETNS; via the exons ATGATGATATTCCTTATGCCAACaatcaaaaaaagaaaaaaaaaaaaaaaaggtaaatcGAACAGTATTGAAGAGCCTAATGATGATTTATACGCTTGGTTAAAAAGGGCAGGGAAGTTTAGAGCTACGAAACGGACAGAAGGAGTATCCACCACAGATTTGATTGtaagaattttaaaaaattatgaagattATATTGAACGGTCTTTACAAAGAGGTATTCACCCAAACGAACTCAACATTGGCGTCACAAAGGCACAATccattaaaatgaaaaaaaatctaaTCAGGTGGGGAGAAAAAGTTACAGATGAATTGACTAAAGTCACCCTCACCGATAAGCCGCTTGGCACGGATTTCGACCAGGGAATAGACATAATAAGAGACAAGGTGCATGGATTATTCAAACTGTGGAGACAACATTCGAAAAAACTTCTAAAAGATTTTGCAAAATCATTTGATCCCATGTTTATAATTATCCGAAAGAAGAGTAAAAAGGACAACCTCTCGGCCATGTACTTATCCGACTCGAACTTTTTCTTAAGAACTGTGAAGGAGgatttaagaaaaagaaaaagtttaaGTAACACTATAAACAACATAGATGAATATTACTACTCAGCtgatgaggatgatgacAGTAGCAGGGTGACCAAACTTTTTGGTGTAATTAGCAAAGTTGCTAATGAGTCTTATAATAACGATATGGATAATTATGAAACGTGCTTTGAGTTGGAGGCTTGTTTGAAGGAACGGCGCAGGTGGGGAGGCCCCATCGGGAACAGCGCCAAAAGTAAACATACAAACAATGACAACGAAAAATTGGGCCCAGACGAACTGCTATCACTTTCCAGTGAAGGGCAAACGAAAAACGGCCCTCAATCGAGTCATTATAATGGAAGCCAAAATGAACAGTTAATAAAAGCGAGCAATGTAAACAGAAAGAGTGATTGCGATTTGTACAATAAGACGACCTACCATGATATAATTGATGAAGAGGATCTCCCTATGGGGGCAAGGACCAACAAGTGCatactggaaaaaaattccaacgAGATGAGTTCCTGCAGAGAACACAAAAGTAGCAGTTTCGATAAGGACGAATATAACAGCTGCTCAGATTATCCCTATGGGGATGGGAAGTGTAGTaacatgaaaataaaaaggaggaataattGCACTAAGAATAAATTATCAAATgtgggaaaaatggaagattCTGCAGAGGAAAGTCATTTTACCTGTAGCGAAGGAGGTAGTAGCCGCAGTGACAGCAGTAGTTATAGCAGCGCCTGTGGTGGAATGGGTCATACGCCAGAAAGCAGTGACGCATCGGAGTGTCCCAAAAGGGAGGACAAACAGGGTGATGACGCACAGGGGGTGAACAAATCGAGTCAGGGAAAAACAGGCGAAACTGACCAAGTGAACAATGTGCCTAAGGGCACcccaaaggaaaagaaaaaaattgtaatttaTGCAGACGGAGTGTACGACATGCTCCACTTGGGGCATATGAAGCAACTGGAGCAAGCGAAGAAGATGTTCGAAAATACAGTCCTCATAGTAGGTGTGACTGGTGACAATGAGACGAAACTTTTCAAAGGACAGATTGTGCAAACATTGGAAGAAAGAACCGAAACGTTGAGGCATGTCAGATGGGTTGATAAAATTGTATCTCCGTGTCCGTGG AGCATAAAATTGACTTTGTCGCGCATGATGATATTCCTTATGCTaataatcaaaaaaaaaaaaaaaaaaaaaaaaggtaaatcGAATAGTATTGAAGAGCCTAATAATGATGATATATATGCTTGGTTAAAAAGGGCTGGGAAGTTTAGAGCTACAAAACGGACAGAAGGAGTGTCCACAACTGATTTGATTGtaagaattttaaaaaattatgaagattATATTGAACGGTCTTTACAAAGGGGTATCCACCCGAATGAACTAAACATTGGCGTCACAAAAGCACAATccattaaaatgaaaaaaaatctaaTTAGGTGGGGAGAAAAAGTCACAGATGAATTGACTAAAGTCACCCTGACCGATAAACCACTTGGTACCGACTTCGATCAGGGAATAGAAAACCTccaaataaaatttaaagaattatttaaaatatggaaaaatgcATCTAACAAATTAATCAATGATTTTACAAGCAAACTTGACACAACGTCGTATTTGTCTTCCCTCCAAAACTTCGTCGACAATGAGTACGATTTTTACGACTCTGCTAGCAGCGTCTGCGAAGAAGAAACCAATAGTTGA
- a CDS encoding Ubiquitin Carboxyl-terminal Hydrolase-like zinc finger protein — MEKKGRKKNPDDKAPAGNKRGRKKKDSISEEIDKMDGNDEVKEAGQAGEANQTNATSVTTSTEERRLIPRGAGRGRVCPYLRTINRNLLDFDFEKLCSISMSNLHVYACLVCGVYFQGIGRGTYAYTHALEKNHYVFINLETCKTCCLPENYEIEDASLNDIKYFLKPTYSIDQVEYICRNSILGKSLDGADFFPGFVGLNNLKHTDYCNVIIQLVCSIIPLRNFFLVYENKKYVSKNIVSSLSELIKKIFNPRNFKGVVSPHEFLQTVGIESKKTFKIGSKNDPLDFFLWLISKIHRHEERALRKSIKGRAGKKRKISQGGENAKGADGSSGGQNKGKEEEGDDDEEEEGKIQPGHHLSQLNAMLSSSSESHMSEEAYDKVNIIDYCFDGELIIRTKKKKKKKKSSEGDENTSSTHNAKKGGKNDAYNERNAREDGKFSHHMDNEGGGEDEISNSDEEDNEDLPDGEELNEEKNYVTEKIPFRTLSLKLPNPPIFKSTTESNIIPQVSIFELLTKFDGETESFLNEKSEPSTLIISKLPKYLIFTIKRFSKNNFFVEKNGTIVNFVIKNLDMKDYVHEDYLDKNPVTKYNLIANIFHSGSVNSGTYKIHVLNQASNEWYEMEDLHVITVLPQLVLLPESCVQLYQRQDVQLNGEVP; from the exons atggaaaagaaagggagaaagaagaacccAGATGACAAGGCTCCTGCTGGTAACAAgcgggggaggaagaaaaaggatagCATCTCGGAGGAGATTGATAAAATGGACGGAAATGATGAGGTGAAGGAGGCAGGTCAAGCTGGGGAGGCAAATCAGACAAATGCAACCAGTGTCACCACTTCCACGGAGGAGCGGCGCCTCATTCCGCGTGGCGCTGGCAGAGGGAGGGTGTGCCCTTACCTGCGTACCATCAACAGAAACCTACTCGACTTCGATTTCGAGAAATTGTGCAGCATCAGTATGTCCAACCTGCACGTATACGCATGCCTAGTCTGCGGAGTGTACTTCCAAGGAATAGGAAGAGGAACCTAcgcatacacacacgcacTGGAAAAAAACCATTACGTCTTCATCAATTTGGAAACTTGCAAAACATGTTGCCTTCCAGAAAATTACGAAATAGAAGATGCATCTCTAAAcgatataaaatattttttaaaaccaaCGTATAGCATAGATCAAGTAGAATACATTTGTCGTAATTCCATTTTGGGGAAATCACTAGACGGCgcagatttttttcctggGTTTGTAGGATTGAACAATTTAAAACATACGGACTACTGCAATGTTATTATTCAGCTTGTGTGCAGCATCATTCCTTTgagaaacttttttttagtatacgAAAATAAGAAATATGTGAGCAAAAATATCGTTTCCTCTTTATCTGAACTGATTAAAAAGATTTTTAACCCAAGAAATTTCAAGGGGGTTGTTTCCCCACATGAGTTTCTACAAACGGTGGGTATTGAGTCCAAGAAGACCTTCAAAATTGGGTCTAAAAACGATCCGCTGGACTTCTTCCTCTGGCTAATTAGCAAAATACATAGGCATGAGGAGAGGGCGCTGCGCAAAAGCATTAAGGGTAGGGCGGgcaagaagaggaagattagtcaaggaggagaaaacgCCAAAGGGGCAGATGGCTCATCGGGCggacaaaataaagggaaggaagaagaaggtgatgacgatgaggaggaagagggaaaaattcaACCGGGGCACCACCTCTCGCAGTTGAACGCTATGTTGTCCTCCTCCAGCGAGTCACACATGTCGGAAGAGGCC tacGACAAGGTGAACATTATCGACTACTGCTTTGATGGGGAACTAATTAtcagaacgaaaaaaaaaaaaaaaaaaaaaaaaagttcggAAGGGGATGAAAACACGAGCAGTACCCataatgcaaaaaaggggggaaaaaatgacgcATACAATGAACGGAATGCAAGAGAAGATGGGAAATTTTCTCACCACATGGATaatgaaggagggggagAGGATGAGATAAGCAATTCGGACGAAGAAGACAATGAAGACTTGCCTGATGGGGAAGAAttgaacgaagaaaaaaattacgtaacggaaaaaattccatttcGTACTCTTTCCCTGAAGTTGCCCAATcctcccatttttaaaagcacAACAGAAAGTAACATCATCCCGCAGGTATCCATTTTCGAGCTGTTAACAAAATTTGATGGAGAAACGGAGTCCTTCCTAAATGAAAAATCGGAGCCAAGCACTTTAATAATTTCCAAGTTACCCAAATATTTAATCTTCACCATTAAGagattttccaaaaataatttttttgtcgaaaaaaatggcaccattGTTAATTTTGTCATAAAAAACTTAGACATGAAAGATTATGTGCATGAGGATTATCTGGACAAGAATCCTGTGACCAAGTATAACTTAATTGCTAACATTTTTCACAGTGGCTCGGTTAACAGTGGCACTTACAAAATTCATGTGCTCAATCAGGCATCGAATGAGTGGTATGAGATGGAGGACCTGCACGTGATTACCGTTTTGCCTCAGCTGGTTCTCCTACCCGAGTCCTGTGTGCAGTTGTATCAGCGCCAGGATGTTCAGCTCAACGGGGAGGTCCCCTGA
- a CDS encoding DNA helicase: MGTPRRRPGQNASPYAMSSSNIFGTNNEIFGSNFMNSPVSSRRTKNSKGSFLNSMMNESKYLNQSNTGSQFLRYGHTPLAIRRIKCARADIGDVGREAFMEDVESGRLPHFIDSNLEQIKELFNQFFDEFNITNYSDVLQFTDEDRSITEYILLHRENLKVYLAYYGWKMIKFIETGRQNECKLNNEVEETDSDAVRNLEHIKSFEVDLTHIYFFNKKLYKLIIEYPSDCISEIDKIISAKYNSLLALVLEGDTNSNASDRYSLANAKQDYCRVRFFNKKHKDTPRKLGPNHIETLVCIKGVIIRCSNIIPEMTMAAFKCTSKKRIGVNNYEKCNEEVYEHVIQGEVQEPLTCTNCNNKNTFELWHNNCCFSSKQLIKLSEVTEHLKQGETPQSISIYAYDDLIDYTKPGDTVELTGILKASPVRLNPRSRCYNSVHRTYINVIHIRKENKQKMKLTEQNDTASVILKRNDDGTVEENFEKLNEQGNLLFTTEVIQQMQKLSKDPNIYQRLVDSIAPSIYGRDDIKKGLLCQLFGGSKTTDKFKNKYRSEIHILLCGDPSTAKSQLLHYVHKLSPRGIYTSGKGSSSVGLTAFISKDSETKEYILESGAVVLSDKGICCIDEFDKMDDSARAILHEVMEQQTVTIAKAGIVATLNARTSVLASANPINSRYDKNKAVVENINLPPSLFSRFDLIYLVIDQANEEEDTKLATVLCKNFSYGAKNDSDSDTDDESNSEGDPQSGDELKAPSEFGAGNDVDPYQRRKKRIGENQSGKPTKANKKKSKKYLIDSNTLALYIAYCRITCNPIISLESKKIIIDEYIKMRCKEGSKSPTASPRQLEGLVRLSQSLARMKLKDVVTPEEAREAVRLMNIATFQSLIDPLSGRIDFDQVNLGQTSQHKKKSDQIKDIIIGALLMRNMTKDELLLHCHETVMNNRDYSAAMDRKSFEDAFNDLERSQEITRMCSGLYKKK, from the coding sequence ATGGGAACGCCACGACGCCGCCCGGGGCAGAACGCCAGCCCCTACGCGATGAGCTCCTCGAACATTTTCGGGACGAACAATGAAATCTTCGGAAGCAACTTCATGAACTCGCCCGTGTCCAGCAGGAGGACGAAAAACAGCAAGGGCAGCTTCCTCAACAGTATGATGAACGAATCCAAGTACCTAAACCAGAGCAACACCGGGTCGCAATTTCTTCGATACGGACACACACCTCTAGCGAtcagaagaataaaatgcgCCAGAGCCGACATAGGAGATGTTGGGAGGGAGGCCTTCATGGAAGACGTGGAATCAGGAAgacttccccattttatcGATTCGAACTTGGagcaaataaaagaattgttCAACCAGTTTTTCGACGAATTCAATATAACAAATTATAGCGACGTTCTGCAGTTCACAGATGAGGACAGAAGCATCACGGAATATATCCTCCTTCATAGGGAAAACTTGAAGGTGTACCTAGCATACTACGGATGGAAGATGATAAAGTTTATCGAGACGGGTAGACAGAACGAATGCAAACTGAACAACGAAGTGGAAGAAACGGATTCAGATGCGGTAAGGAATTTAGAACACATAAAGTCGTTTGAAGTTGATCTAACGCATATTTACttctttaacaaaaaattgtacaaactTATTATTGAGTACCCTTCGGACTGCATTAGCGAAATTGACAAAATTATAAGTGCTAAGTATAACTCGCTCTTAGCATTGGTACTCGAGGGAGACACAAATTCAAACGCATCAGATAGGTATTCCCTTGCGAACGCGAAGCAGGATTACTGTAGAGTACGATTCTTCAACAAGAAACATAAGGATACGCCGAGAAAGTTAGGACCGAACCATATAGAAACATTAGTATGCATAAAAGGAGTCATTATTAGATGCTCTAATATCATCCCCGAAATGACCATGGCTGCTTTCAAATGtacttccaaaaaaagaataggaGTTAATAATTACGAAAAGTGCAACGAAGAAGTGTATGAGCATGTCATCCAAGGGGAAGTACAAGAACCTCTAACCTGCACAAACTGCAATAATAAGAACACCTTCGAATTATGGCACAACAATTGCTGCTTTTCTTCAAAGCAGCTCATCAAATTGAGTGAAGTCACCGAACATTTGAAACAGGGAGAGACTCCTCAATCCATttctatatatgcatatgacGATTTGATAGATTATACCAAACCAGGAGATACCGTAGAATTGACAGGAATATTGAAAGCCTCTCCAGTGAGATTAAACCCCAGGTCGAGATGCTACAATAGTGTCCATAGAACCTACATAAACGTTATACACATTAGAAAGGAGAACAAACAGAAGATGAAACTAACTGAACAGAACGACACTGCATcagttattttaaaaagaaatgacgATGGAAcagtggaagaaaatttcgaaaaattaaatgaacaAGGAAATCTACTCTTCACCACAGAAGTAATACAACAAATGCAGAAACTGAGTAAAGACCCTAATATATACCAACGGTTGGTTGATTCTATAGCTCCATCCATTTATGGAAGAGATGATATCAAGAAAGGTCTCCTTTGCCAACTTTTCGGTGGAAGCAAAACTACagataaatttaaaaataagtatCGATCCGAAATTCATATATTACTATGTGGAGACCCCTCTACGGCCAAATCACAACTTTTACACTATGTTCATAAGCTATCCCCAAGAGGCATTTACACAAGTGGAAAAGGTAGCAGCAGTGTCGGTCTGACTGCCTTCATTTCGAAAGATTCAGAGACAAAGGAATATATCCTCGAATCTGGTGCAGTTGTTTTGTCCGATAAAGGAATTTGCTGTATTGACGAATTTGACAAAATGGATGACTCAGCTAGGGCAATCTTACATGAAGTTATGGAACAACAAACGGTCACCATTGCCAAAGCAGGAATCGTTGCAACTTTGAATGCTCGTACATCCGTTCTTGCATCTGCTAATCCGATTAACAGTAGGTATGATAAGAACAAAGCTGTTGTGGAAAATATCAATCTACCACCATCCCTTTTTTCAAGATTCGATTTGATCTACCTCGTTATAGATCAGgcaaatgaggaagaagacacAAAGTTGGCCACCGTGTTGTGTAAAAACTTTTCCTACGGTGCGAAAAACGACTCTGACTCCGACACGGATGACGAATCAAATTCTGAAGGGGACCCCCAATCCGGTGATGAGTTAAAAGCTCCTTCAGAGTTTGGCGCTGGAAATGACGTAGATCCATatcagaggaggaagaaacgtATAGGAGAGAACCAAAGTGGTAAACCCACCAAggcgaataaaaaaaaatccaaaaagTACCTAATCGATTCGAACACCCTGGCGTTGTATATTGCCTACTGTCGCATAACGTGCAATCCAATTATTTCGCTAGAAAGTAAGAAGATTATAATtgatgaatatataaaaatgagatGCAAGGAAGGATCCAAGTCTCCAACGGCTAGTCCCAGACAATTGGAAGGACTTGTTCGACTCAGCCAAAGTTTAGCGAGAATGAAACTCAAAGATGTAGTCACTCCTGAGGAAGCTAGAGAAGCTGTACGACTCATGAACATTGCAACGTTTCAAAGTTTGATAGATCCTCTAAGTGGTAGAATCGATTTCGATCAAGTCAATCTTGGACAAACATCTCAACATAAGAAAAAGTCAGATCAGATAAAGGACATCATTATTGGTGCTCTCCTTATGAGAAACATGACAAAGGACGAATTGCTTTTACACTGTCACGAGACCGTTATGAATAATCGAGACTATTCTGCGGCTATGGATAGGAAGTCCTTCGAAGACGCTTTCAACGACCTCGAACGGTCCCAGGAGATCACACGGATGTGTTCTGGTCTGTacaagaagaagtaa